Below is a window of uncultured Cohaesibacter sp. DNA.
TTTAGCGAAAATGAACGAGCTGACGATTCGGATTATATTGTAATTAAACAGAAGTTCTACGATCTATGGATCGTCATGCAACCAAGTTACACACAGGGTAATCGTATGCACCTGATCAGAATTTTTGGTTCTGAGCAATATTCTTGCGCACAAGCGTTTAATCCATAGCATTTGACCACCAAATATATATACAATATTTGATATTGCTATTTGTCTGCATCACAGCAAGGGGACAGCTGGATGCCTTATATGGGTTCATCTTCAAGAAAGAGGCCTGTTCAACGCATGAACAGTGCCCGTCGACAGCTTGAGATCGTGAACGCAGCGTTTGATTGTATCGCTGTGTCAGGACACTTGTCGCTGTCAACAACCGAGCTTGCCTACAAAGTTGGCATCTCTCAGCCGGCTATATTCCGGCATTTCAGATCAAAGCAACAATTGCATCGCGCCATACTCGAAGAAGCCAATCTTCGGGTTGTCGATGAATTGAAGTCACTGATCTCTCGCTCCGAAATGTGGAGCGATCCGGGCAGTTTGATAATTGATGTCGTAGCCCAGATGGGAGAGAGCTTTGAGCGATCTCCCGGTGTCTGGCTGACATTGATCTGCCAGCGCAGCATTGCTGCGGAGGCAGAATTGCCCAGTGAGGAACAGAATGGTCGTTCCAACAAATGCGCCATATCTCAGCTGACCTATGCATTGGAAAGGCTGTTTATTGCGGCGAAAGACAAGGGGCAGGCCAATGAAAAGCTTGCGCCTCGTGATGTGAGCAACATCATTCTTTCGGTCTTGTTTGGAATGGGACAGATCTGGCTCAACAGCGATCGCGGCTTCGATTTGCAACAGCGTCTCGAAATCGCACTGAAGGGCATTCTGGTCGGATATCATTTCTTGCCGGGACAACCCACCAGAGCCATGCCAATGTCTGCAATCGCCTGATGGCGGTTGCGCGATAAAGGCTGGTGAAGGGAAGCTGTCAGAGATGCTTGGCTCCGCGCTCGTCGGGGCCATGCTTCCCTGTGTCTTTCTTCGCGAGATGGCGAAGAATCGTCTGCGAATGTCTCAGCGCGCGCAGATATTCGTTGATCCTTGTTTGGAAAGACGAGGCCATTTCCTTGCCGCTTGGCCGGTTTGCCGCCTTGAGTGGTTAAGAAACTGTAACAATTGTTGAGCAGTTGCCGGTAAATCAGCAGGCATTTAAGCATTGCAATTTTATCGCAACATGGTTGATAAAGGCTCCACAAATCTCGAGATGGTTTGCATGAGGGGCTGAAGCAGGAGAAAAACCGGCAGGTTTGGCGGTGATCTCTGGTTTCAGTTTTCTCGTTGGGCGCTTTTATCAAGGCTTTTTTGAAACTCAGCTCTCAGCGGATTGCCTGCTGCGACCATCCCGCCTATAAGCCTCCGCAAGCAGAGCTGTGTCGGAGCATATATAACACGCGAACCGTTCGCGACGAAACAAGCAAGAGGGTTTCTATGTCTGACAAACCACAATTGTTGAAAGGCAAACGCGGCCTGATTATGGGTGTTGCCAACAACCGGTCCATTGCCTGGGGCATTGCAAAAGCCTGTAAGGATGCTGGTGCGGAACTGGCCCTGACCTATCAGGGCGACGCCATGAAGAAGCGCGTCGAGCCGCTCGCAGAACAGTTGGGTGCTCTCGTGGTCGGGCACTGCGATGTAACGGAAGCAGAAACCATCGACGCTGTTTTCTCTAAGCTTGCCGACGAATGGAGCACCATCGACTTTGTCGTGCATTGCATCGCCTATTCCGACAAGGATGAGCTGACCGGCCGCTATATCGATACCACGGCGGAAAACTTCACCCAGTCCATGTTCATCTCGGCCTATTCCTTCACGGCCGTTGCCCAGCGGGCTGAAAAGCTGATGCCGGAAGGTGGCTCCCTGCTGACGCTCACCTATTATGGTGCTGAAAAGGTCATGCCACATTACAATGTGATGGGTGTTGCCAAATCCGCTCTGGAAACCTCGGTCAAATATCTCGCTGAAGATCTGGGCAAGGACAAGATTCGCGTCAATGCCATTTCTGCTGGCCCGATCAAGACACTGGCTGCTTCCGGGATCGGCGATTTCCGCTATATCCTGAAGTGGAATGAATATAACTCGCCGCTGCGCCGGGTCGTCACGACCGACGAAGTGGGCGATTCCGCTGTCTATCTTCTGTCCGATTTCTCCCGTGGTGTAACGGGGGAAGTTCATCACGTCGATGCAGGCTATCATGCCATTGGCATGAAGGCCGTTGATGCCCCCGATATCACGGTTTAATCGCTTTTCGCGAACCTCAATTGACGGCGGGCTGACGCGTGCAGCCCCGCCAGCCAGCGCATTTTGCATCCGTGGTTTGCCAATTTTATTGGTTGACCGCGGATGTTTTTTTATGGCCTAAAGGCTGCATCAAAGAGGCAGGCAAAGAAACGGTTGTTGACCTTCAGGGTTTCAAGGCCGCTTTTGCATGAAAGCGTGGGACATGAAGCCGGAACGGCAGTTGAACCGGACAAACCACTTTGAACGGCCTGCCTGCTTTACTTGCACCGAACCAGCCATTCATCGCGGCGCCGAGGAGAGACGATGCCAATCCCGCCCATTTACTATATCCGTCATGGCGAAACAGACTGGAATGCCGAATATCGCTATCAGGGCCAGAAGGATATTCCGCTCAACGTAAAAGGTGAGGGGCAGGCGCGCCGCAACGGGCGTGTTTTGGCCGAGATATTGCCCGACCCTTCCGCAACAAAGCTTTATTGCAGCCCGATGACCCGCACCCGCCAGACGCTGGCCCTCGCCATGGAGGCCGCAGGCTGGAGCGATACGCCCTGGGCCAAAGGCGTCACCTTCGAGGACAATCTGATCGAATTCTCCTTTGGTGACTGGGAAGGCTGGACGCTTGAGGAAATCAGGCAGCGTGAGCCGGAGCTTTATTGGGAGCGGGAAAAGGACAAATGGACCACCCGCATGCCCAATGGAGAAAGCTATCAGATGTTGTCCGAGCGCGTTGGCAACTGGCTGCATTCTCTGGATCGTCCGACCGTTGTCATCGCCCATGGCGGTGTTCTGCGCATCGTTCGCTATTTTCTCGAAAAGGTGCCGGAACTTGAGGCGCCCATGTTGAAAACGCCGCAGGACAAGATTTATTTCTGGGATGGCGAGCAGGCAAGCTGGATCTGACCTGGCTTTGCTCCGATTGCTGATCCTGTCTGAAGGGAAAAGCTTTCATATATTTGCGCATGACTTTGCAACGCTGTGATTTGAACTTGCGCTTGCGAAGGCTGACCGTTTTTCATTAAAATCTTAGGCAAATCTTATTCAATTCCCCTTTCTCCGTCTGACGAATTGTTAGGATACTTTTGATAAAGTCCATTCTGCAAAACGGGAATGACATCTGGAAGAGGCGCGGCGTCCGCAGTCGTGTCAGTCGGGGAAACTAGGTTATGAAAATTGCAGGAAAACTTGCCATTGGCATGATGCTGTGCGCTCCGTTCCTGTCACAGGTAGAGGCAGCCACAGCGCAGGATATCGTTGCCGCAATAGGAGGCAAATCCTTTTATTGCGAAGGGGGGAATGAATCCTCCGGGCGCGCCTATTATTTCAAGGTGGGACAAGATTCAGTGACCCGCGTCGATCAGCGATTTCCCGAGAAGGAAGTCGTTTTCAATATCGGCAGCGCCAGCAAGGGTGAATTGGGGAACTATTGGAGCTATGAAACCCTGAGCGATACGCGCAACAATCGCCTCAATCTCTATGAGCGCGTTTCCATGCGCTCGCCGGATCAGAATCGCCATATCTACACCACCTATGAACTCTATGAGGGCTCCAAGGGCATCAGTATGGTGCTGTATAACGGGGTGAGCGGCGCGCGCGACTGGACGCAGAAAACCGTCCGCGACTGTGGCAAGATGGTTGGCAACAAGGTCATGCGCAAGGGCAATCGCTACTGGTCCACCACCTTCGCGCGCTAGATCGCTGGCGCACTCCCCAATGAGGGTGGCCAGACAACTCACGACAAGCCTTTATGCTCGGCAAACCAATGCATGCTGCAAAGGTTCTGTATCGGCAGAGCGAATAAATCGTGCGCGGCGTTTGACCTTTGCGCCCTTGCTCTTTATGAAAGTTCCGTTGGATTTCAATCAAAGCGTCGCTACAGCATATGCTGCAGATCGCTCGATCATGAAATGACGGCGGGAAGGGGAGTGCGCCAGCGCTCCGGGCAAGACCTGTTCCTTCATCGTCGACAGGGCATCGATCGCTTGAGACGGGAAGCTTGCCGCACATGTCGCATAACAGTTTCGGACATCTCTTTCGCATAACCACCTGGGGGGAAAGCCACGGCCCCGCCATCGGCTGCACCGTGGATGGCTGTCCCTCCCTCGTTGTCATTTCCCGAGAGGAAATCCAGAAGGATCTGGACCGCCGTCGCCCGGGGCAATCCCGCTATACCACCCAGCGACAGGAAGCCGATCAGGTCGAAATCCTGTCCGGCGTCTTCGCTCATCCCGAAACAGGCGAACAAGTCACAACCGGCACTTCGATCGGGCTCATCATTCACAATACCGACCAGCGTTCCAAGGATTATGGCGATATTGCCGAGCGCTACCGTCCCGGTCACGCCGACTATACTTATGATGCCAAATATGGCATTCGCGACTATCGCGGCGGCGGGCGTTCTTCCGCCCGGGAAACGGCAATGCGTGTTGCCGCCGGAGCGATTGCCCGCAAGGTTATCCCGCATATCACGATCCGCGGTGCGCTCGTTCAGATGGGGCCACACAAGATCAATCGCGCCAATTGGGACTGGAATGAAGTGGACAACAACCCCTTCTTCTGCCCGGACAAGGAAGCCGCCGCACTTTGGGCCGACTATCTGGACGGCATTCGCAAGAGCGGATCTTCGATCGGCGCGGTCATCGAAATTGTCGCTTCGGGCGTGCCTGTCGGCCTTGGGGCTCCAATCTATGCAAAGCTGGATCAGGATATCGCCAGCGCGATGATGTCGATCAACGCGGTAAAGGGCGTGGAAATTGGCGACGGTTTCAACGCCGCATGCCTCACGGGCGAGGAAAATGCCGATGAAATGCGCATAGGTCCCGATGGCCAGCCGGAATTTCTCTCCAACCATGCCGGAGGCATTCTGGGGGGCATTTCCAACGGGCAGGATGTCGTGGTCCGTTTTGCCATCAAGCCGACCAGTTCCATTCTGACGCCGAAAAAATCGATCAACCGATCCGGCGAGGAAGTCGATGTCATGACCAAGGGCCGCCATGATCCGTGCGTCGGCATCCGGGCTGTACCGGTGGGGGAGGCGATGCTGGCTCTTGTTCTGGCTGACCATACCCTTTTGCATCGCGCGCAGCAGGGCGGAATGTCCAATTGTATTTTTGCCTTGAGGAACTATCTCTAGGCGACAGAGATGCTTGTGCAATGGCTTTCCCGATTGCCCTGTTTGACGCAGAACAAGAATAAAACCGGCACAGGATAACCGAATAACATAAAGGATTGAAATCAATGGCCGATATGGAACGGGTAGCGCAAGCCATTCGCGCATTCGAAAAAGGCGAGATGGTCGTTGTCACCGATGATGATGATCGCGAGAATGAAGGTGATCTGATTGTTGCCGCGACCAAGATCACCCCGGAACAGATGGCATTCATCATTCGCCACAGTTCTGGCATTGTTTGCGCGCCGATGACCGGTGAAAGCGCCCGCCGTCTCAATCTCAATCCGATGGTGGCACATAATGATGCGCCCCTGTCCACGGCCTTCACCGTTTCAGTCGATTTCAAGCATGGCACCACCACCGGCATTTCAGCCGAAGAACGCTGCATCACGGTGCATGGCCTTGCCAATGGCAATTCGGTTTCGAGCGATTTCGTTCGCCCCGGCCATATCTTCCCGCTGATCGCCAAGGAAGGCGGCGTGCTGGTCCGCTCCGGCCATACCGAAGCCGCTGTTGATCTGTGCAATCTGGCTGGCCTGCCGCCGGTGGGCGTCATTTCCGAACTGGTCAATGATGACGGCTCGGTCAAACGTGGCCCGCAGATTGTTGCCTTCGCCAAGGAACATGGCATCACCCATGTTTCGGTCGCGGATCTGATTGCCTATCGCCAGCGCATCGAGCGTCTGGTCGAACGGGTCGAGGATTTCCAGATCGATACCCGCTTCGGACCGGCCCGTGCCGTGACCTTCAAGGCCAAATTCGATGACATGGAGCATGTGGCACTGATCTTTGGCGATATCCGCGATGGCAAGAATATCCCTGTGCGCATTCATCAGGAAAATGTGCTGTCCGACATTTTCGGTACCTCGGGCACCCTCGACAAGATCTCGCAGAAATTCGCAGCCGAACGCGGCGTACTCGTCTATCTGCGTGACGGTTCACCCTGTGTGGCGACCGGCTCCATGCGCCCGCGTGATGGTCTGGAACTGGCCCAGAATGAAGAACATAAAAGCGCCAAGAGCCGCGACAATGACTGGCGCGATATTGGCCTTGGGGCGCAGATTCTGAAGGATCTGGGCATTTCCTCCATCCGCCTGCTATCGTCCCGTGAACGCCACTATGTCGGGCTGGATGGCTTTGGTCTGGAAATCTCCGGCACCGATATCATCTGATGCTCTGACAAGGCCAATAAGCCGCCCGCCAGTGCATGACGGAATGTCGGCTGACAGGCGATGAAACAGGCCGTGAAACAGACTATGAGACAAGAAACCCGCAGCGCCTTGATTGGCTCTGCGGGTTTCCCTTGCCCGACCACTTATGTGGTTGGTTGCTGTTACGAATGCGCCTTCAGCGAAGGCTTGGCCTTTGGCCGGAACAGGGGCGAGATCAGCCGCCGCCACGCAAGGGCAAAGCCGGTCCAGACGAGGAACAGGCAGGCCAGCGAGGCGATGCCGGCAAGGGTCTGCCCGATCACGCCATAGACTTCACCGGTATGCAGGAAGCGGATATAGCGCTTGAGAGCCTGTGTTGGCGAAGCCATTTCATCGGGCCCCTTGATCGAGGTGACATCGCCACTTTCCCGATCATAGGTGATGGTCTGCTGGGTTGAGACCTGCTTGCCATTACCGGTGTCAATCAGGATGTCGACACTTTTCGCCTGATCGGTATCCGGTACGATGATGGAAATGGTTTTCCAGTCACTCTCCACGCCCTTGGCCTTGTCCAGAATGGTCTGATAGGAGACCAGTTGTTCGACCGGCATATCGGAAGCGCCACCGCCGGTGCTTCTTGCCCACATGCCTTTGCCCTGTCCGCGCCCCATCGGAGCCTGAAGACCTGCGACCGAGAAGACAAGGTCATTGGCCCACTGATAGGACAGCACGGCCCCCGAGCCGACCACCGCCAGCAACGGGATCAGCACCCAGAAAGAGAAGACATGATGCCAGTTGAGATCGCGCGCCTTGGAATTCGGCATTTTCAGGAAGAAGATCTTCTGTTTCAGGAATGGCCATTTCCATTTCTTTGGCAGCCACAGATAAATGCCCGACAGGATGATGAACAGGAAGGCAACATTGCTGATCTTGACGATATCGCCACCCGCAGAGTCAAAGCCCATGGCGAGATTGCGATGGATATTTTCCATCAGGCCGAAGAATCCTTCGGTGGGATTGGTCTCATCAACAATGAAGCTGCCGTCATACTGGTTGATCAACTTGGCTTCATGCCGACCGGCAGAAACCGAAACCGGCCTGGAAGCATCATTGTAGAAATTCAGCGTGGCAGTCTGGCCGGGGAAGGCGGGCTGGGCGATTTTCAGAATTTCATCGGCCGACAGGGTCTGGGTCTGGCCAGCAGCAGGGGCAACGCGTGGGTCAAACGCGGCCTTGATCTGCATTTCGTAGGTCAACATGACGCCGGTAAAGGCCAGCGCGAAGATCACGAGGCCGGTGGCAACGCCCACCACGAGGTGAGCCCAAAATATAATACGTCTGAAAGACATCTCAGCGTCTCCGCTATAGAAGTTGGTCTAGGTCCTTTTGACAATCATACTCCCTCCTTGAGGCGAAAAAATCCCGGCAATTCTCATTAGTGTCGTAGATTGTCTCAGATGGTGAGATGGTTACAAACGGATACAAACTTCTTTCCCGGCAGCCATGAAAGCGGCCTGAACCTGCTTGGCGAAGGCGGGTAGAAAGGGGGCGATCCTTGCGCAAGAGCAAAATTATTCTTTGGAACCATTTGACCTTTCGCTTCGGCTCCCTAAATATAAAACAGTCAAAAGTTCATATCTGATTCACTTTTGCTTCTTACACTTGAAGAAACTCCTTAGGAACAGGTGGAAAAATGGCAAGAAAAGCAACAGCAAAAACCGCTTCCATTGATGTCGCCAAATATGCCGCGATGATGAGTCTGGGGCTGGTGGCCTACGCTCTGTTCTGGCTGGCTTTTCTCTAGAAACCCGAAACGGACGTCAGGAAGCGTGGTGCGTGCGTTAAAAAGCGAACCCTTATCTCTGTCCTGACCATAGCCTGAGGCCATTCCCCATTCTTTGAGCCATGCGCTCTATCGCTCCAGCCTTGAACCTTTGTCTCAAGTGGAAAACCAGCGTGGCTGCCTGTCAGTGCAATGAAATTGCGCTTGACCGGCAGGCTGGCAAATTCTATCGTCCGCCCATGAGCAAAAAACTGACCATCGCTGCCGTATCCTATTGGTACCCATCCTTCTAGATGGGTGGTTGGCTTTTGCATGCTTAAGACAGACCACCGGGTTCGGTGGTCTTCTTGTATGGAATGTCTGATCTCCGCGCCCGACTGAAAATCGCTCGCCTGAAACTGGCGAGACACGGAGACAGCAAGATGACCCATTTATCAAAAATCCCCACTTTCACCATCCGGCAAGCGCGTATGGACGATTTCGAGGCCATGGCCCCACTGTGGCGTCAGCTTGACGGCTACCATCAGGGCAGAGACCCGCGTCGCTTCCCCGGTACTGAAGAAAAATCCCCGCGCTCTCATGCCTATATTGCTGAAGTGATCCATTGCGCCGATCAGGCTCTGCTGGTGGCGGAAAGCTGCCCGACGATAGAAGGGCAGCCGGGAAAGCTCATGGGACTTGCGCTTGTCAGCGTGAAAACCTGCCCTCCGGGACCGGTCCATCCGGTTCGGGTTGTCTTTGAGGTGGAAAATCTCATCGTCGATGAAACCAGCAGAAGACAGGGTGTCGCGAAAGCGCTGCTTGGCGCGTCGGAAAGCTGGGCCCGGCAGAATGGAGCCTGCGAAATGCTGCTCAATGTCTATGCCTTCAACGAAGCAGCCCGGCATTTTTATGAAAGTCTCGGCTTCCAGCCTCTGCGCATTCAGATGGTGCATGCCCTGTGATGCCCTTGAAAAGCAATCTGCATGGGATAGGCAAGACAGTCAGCATAAGGTGAGGGCAGGGCATCAAGACAAGCCGCTGCCCTGATCCTGTTGCCTGCCAGTCAGCTTTGCCCCTTGCGGCCATGGCGCACCAGTGCCTGCAAAAGCAGGCCGATAAAGAGGCCATTGAGCAGGTGCCAGAGGAAATGGGTGCCAAGCGGGAAGCTGCTGCAAACCGTCATGTCGATGGTGCGGAAAACAATCGATGCAGTGAAGACGATGGCCGCTGCGAATATCCAGCCACGCGCTGCATGCTTGCGCAGATGCAACGCCAGAGCAAAGCCATAGAGGGCCAGCATGCCCGGCAAATATTGACTGGAGCCGTTGAAACCATCACCACCAGCCTCAGAAGCGTCTGTCGCCAGAAGATAGCGTGAAAAGAACCAGAGCACGGCAAAGATGCTCATCAGCGATATTGCATAAATGCGAAAGGCGCGGACAAGGGATGTCCCCACGATGCGGTAGATGGCCAGAAAGAGATAATAGGCCACGAAGCTCCAGATCGGAATCACATCAGCCAATGAAGACCAGGCTCGGGCATGGGTGTGAAACAGGAAAGAACCGATGCCGATCAATCCGGCCAGAATGACCGCAATCATGATCAGAACATCGCCTTCAAGCTCGCCATTTTGTCTCTGCAATCTGTGATTGATCCAGTATCCCCAAAGGGCAGCGAGCAAAAAGGACAGATTTGTGAGCGCGTTGACCGGTTCGGACCAATAGCCGGGGTCGGTACGTTCGCAATAAATATCAATTGGCAAAAGCAGGGATGCTTCGGGCATAGAGGAAAAAAACCTATTCTGTGGCGAAATCGACGGCGATTGACAGAAAGTCCTTAATGAAGAGTTAAGTGAATATAGTTTACCAAAAAGCCTAGACAATTCAAAAGCATTTACGTAGGTTTGTGCACTGTATGTTCTTATTTTCAATTCCGTGTTCTGGCCGTGATTCATTTGTTTGAAGTTTGTTCTTTCAATGTTCCGGGTAAGATTAAATAGATCAAAAGAATTTTACGCATTGGCTTTACCTTCAAACTGCCGCGTCTAGGCATTTTTGACAGGTGACATCAGGGCGCTGTTGTCCGGGGGATTGCATCTGTAGAGGCTCGGGCTGGGCGGTGGCATTGGTGGATCTGACAGGCGGAAGCAGGCCTTGATTCTGCGCAATACACCCATAGCGCGAGCGTGAAAGAACAGGCCCAAAAAATCCTGCGACAGTTTGATACAATTTCACGTAATGGCGTTACAAGCCGCCATATTGCTGCGAGAATCAAGGGGTATATTGGTCTGTGCAAGCGGCGGCAAGGGAACACTCTGCCAGCTTGCGAAACAAGGGATCTGGTTCTGACAGGACAATGAGGAATTGGCCAAGCAGACAGTCCGCTCCAGCCCGGAACAAGGCTGAAAATCCTATATAATAAGAACCAAAATAGCTGGGCTATATTGAAGCACAAATGATCATCCTTATATCCGAATGATAGAGTTTGACAGTGCAGAACCAATTGGCCTTAGAGGAGTTGCAGGAGTGAAAGCTCCGTTGAAGGTGATTATCATGCGCAACATGCTTTTTCTGACAGCAATCGGCATATTGACCAAGCATCTTTTCAGTCTCGTCATAGAGTTGAAGGATCGTATTTGCTGAAAAGTGAAGCGGCAAAATAGCTCGCTTCAAATGCGGTTTTAAGTGATTTACAGTAATGAATTCAATATAATAAGTCTTTTACCTTGGCTATTGAGCATCAACTGGTCACAGATCACAAAATAGTGTAGACATATGATGCTGCCGGATAGTCTTTAGAATTCAACTATTTTGAGTTGTATTTTCCCGCTTGGAGAAGACTATTTATATTTCTGACAATGTCTATGCGTTTCAATTCCTGTTATAGAAACAATCAGAAACAAAAATCTGCTGAAATCTGCGAAAAAGCAGAAGGTTTCTTTGATTTTTCGGCGATGAGTCGCCAAACATGAGACTACTTAAACCAGAAGAAACGCCATGCAGAACACAACGCACATATTGGTCGTCGAAGATGACACCGAAATTCAATCGCTGCTCGCAGCCCTTTTGCAGCGGAACGGCTGGACAGCTTCGCTGGCCTCCAATGGGCGCGAAGCTGATGCCATTATGGCTCGCAGCTGTATTGACCTGATCCTTCTTGATGTGATGCTCCCCGGAGAAGACGGATTGAGCATCTGTTCGAGAATTCGTTCCGTTTCAACAATCCCCATTCTTATTCTCTCCGCTAAGGGAGAGGATATCGACCGCGTAGTCGGCCTCGAGCTGGGGGCTGATGATTATATGTCCAAGCCATTCAATCCCCGCGAGCTTGAGGCAAGGATCAAGGCCATGCTGCGCAGAAGCCGCATGGCAATCAAGGACAGCCGCATGCAGGCTCCAATTCTCTATTTCGGAGGAAAATGGCAGCTTGATATCAGAAAGCGGGAGCTGACTGATTACAAGGGGGTGCAGACCCATCTGACACCCGCCGAATTTGATCTTCTGAGAGTCTTTTGTGAGCGCCCCGGCCTGACATTGACCCGCGAACAGCTGATCGAACTGACCCAGGGCCCCAATTCCGGAGCAACCGAGCGCAGCATTGATATTCTGATCTCACGTTTGCGGCGCAAGCTGGAAAGTGGTGAAGACGGCCAGAAGCTGATCCATACAGTGCGCTCGGGCGGTTATGAATTCATCGCCGAGGTCCACGAACAACGCGAGCCTGTATGAGAAAAACACGCTGGTTTGGCTTTCTTAACTCCATTGCCGGGCAATTGCTGATCTTGCTGATTCTGGCAATGGCTCTGTTCATGACGGGAATCTATATCTCGGTGCGAGCGGCGCGCAATATACCGCTGGCACCACCCGTCATGCTGTTTACCGAACGCCAGATCGGCATTGCCGAAGCCCTTGCCCAATTGCCGGCGCAGGATGTGCCTTCCTATATGGAAAGGCTCGGGGCGCTTCATCCCAATGTCTCCTATCAACATCTTGCTGCCACAGCGCCTGAAATCCGCGACCTTACATGGGTAACCCGCAATCAGGCGCTGAACGACCCTGCTTTCGATGGGGCATTCTCCGGAGGCCGGGAAGGGCCCGGTGAAGCTGATGGAAAGGGTGGCCCACCGCCATTCCTGTCCAATCCGCAAACCGTCTCCACGCCGATTGCGCGCAAGCTGGAGCGGCTTGGAGACAATATGCTTCATGTCACGGTTTTCTCGCGTATGCCTGATGAGAGCGTCATCAGCGCGAGTATTGATACCCGTCTTGAAGAGCCGCCCAATCACATGCTCGAGAATATTGTGGTCTTCACCATCGTATGCATGTCGCTATTGCTGCTCTGGGCGATCATATTCCTGATCCGGCCTTTGCGCAGACTGGCCCATGCAACCAACAATATCGCCAAGGAAAATGCAAAGCCGCTAAAGGCAGATATTGCCGGACCGACAGAATTGCGTGTTGCGGCGATGGCCCTGAACAAGATGCAGGATCGCATTCATCACCTGATTGATGACAGGACGCGCATGCTGGCGGCCGTGGGGCATGATTTGCGCACCCCGGTGACGCGCCTGCGCCTGAGGGCAGATACCGTTGAACCGGAAGATCTGCGACTGGCCTTCCTGCGCGATCTCAACATGATGGACGGCCTGCTCAAGCGCCTGATGACCTATTTCAGCAAGGGCCAGATTGAAGAAGAACCGGTGCGGCTTGAATTGAGCAGTCTGGTCGACAGTCTTGTCTGCGAATGGAGCGACGCGGGCGAAGCGGTTGAAATGACCGAATATACCAATCTGACCATATCGGCTCGCCCCAATGACCTGATGCGCATGGTGGACAATCTCATCGACAATGCCGTCAAATATGCTGGTGGTTGCTCAGTGTCTGTGACACGAGAAGAGGATCACGCCTGCCTTAGGGTGATTGATCACGGCCCGGGGATACCGCAAGAGGAAAAACTGGCATTGCAGGAGCCTTTTGCCCGCGGCGACAAGGCGCGCACCATGAATGACACGTCCGGCTTCGGACTTGGTCTGGCGATTGCCCGCAAGGCGGCCGAAATGCATGGTGCCACGCTGGAGCTGGCCGATACCGATGGTGGCGGTCTGACCGTCGAGGTGCGCTTCGCGCTGGTCTAGTCCGTAACGGTTCTTTCTTGTCCTGTCCGGCTCTGCTCCGTCCAGCCTCTTTGCGCTG
It encodes the following:
- a CDS encoding ATP-binding protein; translation: MRKTRWFGFLNSIAGQLLILLILAMALFMTGIYISVRAARNIPLAPPVMLFTERQIGIAEALAQLPAQDVPSYMERLGALHPNVSYQHLAATAPEIRDLTWVTRNQALNDPAFDGAFSGGREGPGEADGKGGPPPFLSNPQTVSTPIARKLERLGDNMLHVTVFSRMPDESVISASIDTRLEEPPNHMLENIVVFTIVCMSLLLLWAIIFLIRPLRRLAHATNNIAKENAKPLKADIAGPTELRVAAMALNKMQDRIHHLIDDRTRMLAAVGHDLRTPVTRLRLRADTVEPEDLRLAFLRDLNMMDGLLKRLMTYFSKGQIEEEPVRLELSSLVDSLVCEWSDAGEAVEMTEYTNLTISARPNDLMRMVDNLIDNAVKYAGGCSVSVTREEDHACLRVIDHGPGIPQEEKLALQEPFARGDKARTMNDTSGFGLGLAIARKAAEMHGATLELADTDGGGLTVEVRFALV
- a CDS encoding response regulator transcription factor, which produces MQNTTHILVVEDDTEIQSLLAALLQRNGWTASLASNGREADAIMARSCIDLILLDVMLPGEDGLSICSRIRSVSTIPILILSAKGEDIDRVVGLELGADDYMSKPFNPRELEARIKAMLRRSRMAIKDSRMQAPILYFGGKWQLDIRKRELTDYKGVQTHLTPAEFDLLRVFCERPGLTLTREQLIELTQGPNSGATERSIDILISRLRRKLESGEDGQKLIHTVRSGGYEFIAEVHEQREPV
- a CDS encoding ceramidase domain-containing protein; its protein translation is MPEASLLLPIDIYCERTDPGYWSEPVNALTNLSFLLAALWGYWINHRLQRQNGELEGDVLIMIAVILAGLIGIGSFLFHTHARAWSSLADVIPIWSFVAYYLFLAIYRIVGTSLVRAFRIYAISLMSIFAVLWFFSRYLLATDASEAGGDGFNGSSQYLPGMLALYGFALALHLRKHAARGWIFAAAIVFTASIVFRTIDMTVCSSFPLGTHFLWHLLNGLFIGLLLQALVRHGRKGQS